From the Prunus dulcis chromosome 4, ALMONDv2, whole genome shotgun sequence genome, one window contains:
- the LOC117624665 gene encoding septum-promoting GTP-binding protein 1-like → MTQLCRKIVHVNLRWNIFDRVSIIREFFKFIWDRFLVCSIGKPAIRYRRLPLGTTLSPPPEAVEGVLVVDNPATTSCKVYETDADLVSLKVSLLGDCQIGKTSFMSKYVGDEQEQRYLEMTGVTLMDKTQIVQGARISFSLWDVGGDQSSMDHVPIACKDAVAIFFMFDLTSRCTLNSVVGWYTQARKWNQTAIPILIGTKFDDFVRLPPDLQWTIVTQARAYAKAMKATLFFSSATHNINVNKIFKFILAKLFNLPWKVERNLNIGEPIIDY, encoded by the exons ATGACACAACTTTGCAGAAAAATTGTTCACGTCAATCTGCGCTGGAACATATTCGACCGGGTTTCGATTATTAGGGAGTTTTTCAAGTTCATCTGGGACAGGTTTCTGGTTTGCTCCATAGGGAAGCCGGCGATCCGGTACCGGAGATTGCCCCTGGGGACGACGTTGTCGCCTCCCCCGGAAGCCGTAGAGGGGGTTTTAGTAGTGGATAACCCCGCCACTACGAGCTGTAAGGTGTATGAGACGGATGCGGATTTGGTGAGCTTGAAGGTCAGCTTGTTGGGTGATTGCCAGATTGGAAAGACAAGCTTTATG AGCAAATATGTTGGGGATGAGCAGGAACAGAGGTATTTGGAGATGACAGGGGTGACTTTAATGGATAAGACACAAATTGTTCAAGGAGCTCGGATTTCATTTAGTCTATGGGATGTAGGAG GTGACCAGAGTTCGATGGATCATGTTCCAATCGCCTGTAAAGATGCCGTAGcaatttttttcatgtttgatCTTACTAGTAGATGCACACTGAACAG TGTTGTTGGATGGTACACTCAAGCAAGAAAATGGAATCAG ACAGCAATTCCCATACTAATTGGGACAAAATTCGatgattttgtaagacttcCCCCTGATCTGCAATGGACAATCGTGACCCAG GCCAGGGCTTATGCAAAGGCTATGAAGGCGACCCTTTTCTTCTCAAGTGCAACCCACAACATCAACGTGAACAAGATCTTCAAATTCATCTTGGCCAAGCTTTTTAACCTGCCATGGAAAGTAGAGAGGAATTTGAATATTGGAGAGCCCATCATCGATTACTGA
- the LOC117626123 gene encoding putative F-box protein At3g29830, translated as MDRFSDLPEHLLVTIISFLPFKEAARTSLFSKRWRHLWRSTQTIDFNARFFINVDASREVQRQVFLDFVRHWIANYQQPTISKFSLALSQPINSQMVVEDCITFSLARNVKHLVLDFSDPTWNEDDFEGLADPTSYELPLSVYGHEQVLESLTLFSCKFNPSGFKNFGLLKEVSLGWVEVGACTLNALLVNCGYLESLSLKRCWSMENFLRVCGRGLRLKTLVVYKCRFYHPCFVVEVPNLSCLRYTGTLPSFDISRNNRGLDEVELDFGLESVCSCSMADFLYKLFFQVFPLRALTVCTYILQVVTMGEDFIGMEPSFPLTHLTLKTAMHDYEQVGIRYFLNSCPHLETLEIQLGPGRIFHDDYEAPYNPLDPHELWIRHPVVFSCVTQTLREVEIKGFKGTPNEIYVLNYLVTNGRVMKKLTVITSREMSNRGNPTVYRNIAKEALMIKSASQNLLITVL; from the exons ATGGACCGCTTCTCAGATTTACCCGAGCACCTCCTCGTCACCATAATCTCCTTCTTGCCCTTCAAAGAAGCAGCAAGAACCTCTCTTTTCTCCAAGCGTTGGCGCCACCTTTGGCGTTCCACCCAAACCATCGACTTCAACGCGCGTTTCTTCATCAACGTCGACGCAAGCAGAGAGGTGCAGAGACAAGTCTTCCTTGATTTTGTGCGGCACTGGATCGCAAACTACCAACAACCCACTATAAGCAAATTCTCTCTCGCACTCTCTCAGCCGATAAATTCCCAAATGGTCGTGGAAGATTGCATCACCTTTTCTCTTGCGCGCAATGTCAAACACCTGGTGCTTGATTTTTCTGACCCCACATGGAATGAAGATGACTTTGAAGGTCTTGCCGATCCGACGTCGTATGAGTTGCCTCTCTCTGTTTATGGCCATGAACAAGTTCTTGAATCTCTGACTCTGTTTTCTTGCAAGTTTAATCCTTCTGGATTCAAGAATTTTGGGTTGCTTAAAGAAGTTTCGTTGGGTTGGGTTGAAGTGGGAGCATGCACTCTCAATGCTTTGCTTGTGAACTGTGGGTATCTTGAGAGTTTGAGCTTGAAACGCTGTTGGAGCATGGAGAACTTTCTTCGTGTTTGTGGAAGGGGCTTAAGGCTGAAAACTTTGGTGGTTTATAAGTGCAGGTTTTATCATCCTTGTTTTGTAGTTGAGGTACCAAATCTGAGTTGCTTGAGGTACACTGGGACCCTGCCAAGTTTTGATATATCCAGAAATAATAGAGGCTTAGATGAGGTGGAGCTTGACTTTGGGCTTGAGTCTGTGTGCAGTTGTTCTATGGCTGATTTTCTCTATAAGCTCTTCTTTCAAGTCTTTCCCTTGAGGGCATTGACTGTTTGCACCTACATACTCCAG GTTGTTACCATGGGAGAGGATTTCATAGGTATGGAGCCGTCTTTTCCCCTTACACACTTGACATTAAAAACAGCAATGCATGACTACGAACAAGTCGGCATCCGATATTTCTTGAACAGCTGTCCTCATTTGGAAACTCTTGAGATCCAATTAGGCCCCGGCAGAATTTTTCATGAT GATTATGAAGCTCCATATAATCCACTGGATCCTCATGAACTGTGGATCCGCCATCCAGTAGTTTTCTCGTGCGTGACTCAAACTTTGAGGGAGGTTGAGATCAAGGGTTTCAAGGGGACACCAAATGAGATTTACGTGCTGAACTATCTGGTCACCAATGGCCGTGTCATGAAAAAGCTTACTGTGATTACTTCCAGGGAAATGAGCAATCGTGGAAACCCAACAGTTTATCGGAATATTGCCAAAGAAGCGCTTATGATCAAAAGTGCCTCGCAAAATCTGCTCATAACGGTTCTTTAA
- the LOC117625415 gene encoding putative F-box/LRR-repeat protein At1g56400, which produces MDRLSTLPEPLLLIIISLLPFKEAIRTCVLSTRWRHLWRSTANIEFNEHFFANVDARREIQRQVFIDFAQQWIANYQEDNIDKFSLTFSHPRNSQIFVENCLKFSLARHVKHLGLDFSEPTWDLSDPGDNPHPVSFDLPSQVYSHHILESLTISSYNFVVSEFRNFRFLKHVSLAWVEFRASTVKALLVNCGLLESLNLKQCWNTNNVDVCGQDLKLTSLVVDRCMCSGYQRISIEASNLKYLRFAGFVAVFDVNTTGGLEEVDLDFGLASMCDEDSGYLLYDLLCEVYPSRALTVCSYTLQAITMGPEPIGMEPRLSVTNLTLKTAMHYNEQKGIKFFLTSCPLLETLTIDIRRGTIFLHEDEAPFHALNPFDVWIENPIVYSCIIRTLREVEIKGFKGTQNEFYLLAYLVLHGRVMQKLTVVTSREINNHGNPAVYRSVAEKLYALRRASQHLQITIL; this is translated from the exons ATGGACCGGCTCTCAACTTTGCCTGAGCCTCTCCTTCTCATCATAATCTCACTTTTGCCCTTCAAAGAAGCCATAAGAACCTGCGTTTTGTCCACCCGTTGGCGTCACCTTTGGCGTTCAACCGCAAACATTGAGTTCAATGAACATTTCTTTGCGAACGTCGATGCAAGGAGAGAAATTCAGAGACAAGTTTTCATTGACTTTGCGCAGCAATGGATTGCAAACTACCAAGAAGACAACATAGATAAGTTTTCTCTCACATTTTCTCACCCTAGAAATTCCCAAATCTTCGTCGAAAACTGTCTCAAGTTTTCTCTTGCTCGCCATGTCAAACACTTGGGgcttgatttctctgaacccACCTGGGATTTATCTGATCCTGGCGACAACCCTCATCCGGTATCGTTTGATCTGCCTTCCCAAGTCTACAGCCATCATATTCTTGAGTCTTTAACTATTTCTTCCTATAATTTTGTTGTGTCTGAGTTCAGGAACTTTAGGTTCCTTAAACATGTTTCTTTGGCTTGGGTTGAATTTAGGGCTTCTACTGTCAAGGCTCTGTTAGTTAACTGTGGGCTGCTTGAGAGTCTAAATCTAAAGCAGTGTTGGAACACCAACAACGTTGATGTCTGTGGACAGGACTTAAAGCTAACCTCTTTGGTTGTCGATAGGTGTATGTGTTCGGGTTATCAGAGGATTTCAATTGAGGCATCGAACCTAAAATATTTGAGGTTTGCTGGCTTTGTGGCCGTATTTGATGTGAACACAACTGGAGGCTTGGAAGAAGTTGACCTTGATTTTGGTCTTGCTTCTATGTGTGATGAAGATAGTGGTTATCTTCTATATGACCTCCTGTGTGAAGTTTACCCTTCGAGGGCTTTGACTGTTTGCAGTTACACGCTCCAG GCTATTACCATGGGACCGGAGCCAATTGGTATGGAACCGCGTTTGAGCGTCACAAACTTGACCTTAAAGACTGCTATGCATTACAATGAACAAAAGGGGATCAAGTTTTTCCTAACTAGTTGTCCTCTGTTGGAGACTCTCACCATCGACATACGACGCGGGACAATTTTTCTCCAT GAAGATGAAGCTCCATTTCATGCACTCAACCCTTTTGATGTTTGGATCGAAAACCCGATAGTTTACTCTTGCATAATCCGAACTCTGAGAGAGGTGGAGATCAAGGGCTTCAAGGGGACACAAAATGAGTTCTATTTGCTGGCCTATCTGGTCCTCCATGGTCGTGTCATGCAGAAGCTTACTGTGGTTACCTCAAGGGAAATCAACAACCATGGAAACCCTGCAGTATACCGAAGTGTAGCTGAGAAACTGTATGCATTGAGACGTGCCTCACAACATCtgcaaattaccattttgtaG
- the LOC117626311 gene encoding putative F-box/LRR-repeat protein At1g56400, giving the protein MDRFLVLPESHLVAIVSFLPFKEAARTSVLSKRWRHVWRLSKNIEFDERCFAKVDADREVQRQVFIDFVRQWVQNYQEPTVDRLSLKFSQPQNNPRVVENCIAFALAGHVKHLALDFSDPTWAVHDLDDIAHPTQFDLPLSVYNHPLESLTLSSCNFNVSEFKNFGMLKEISLCWVEMKESTTKALLANCGCLESLSLRHCWDMDNFFCVRVGELKLKTLVVYKCRFICSYFEFEAPNLRCLRYSGTLPKFCLLRNGGLDEVDLDFGHETHGNEAVSDLLGQLVDEVNPMRALTVCTFMLQVLPMGEEGIGSPLGITQLTLKTTMHDHEQHGIQYFLKNCPQLETLKFEIDSHARTRIINYTEYEAPCAEVKPEHMWDENTITFSCVTQTLREVEMKGFRASPNEIGFMCYLLYHGRLMEKLTIIVSSQASGRGNPQLYRMVAEKTRDLPRTVPNLQIIII; this is encoded by the exons ATGGACCGCTTCTTAGTGTTGCCCGAGTCCCACCTCGTCGCCATTGTCTCCTTCTTGCCTTTCAAAGAAGCGGCAAGAACCTCCGTTCTGTCGAAGCGTTGGCGTCACGTTTGGCGTTTGTCGAAAAACATCGAGTTCGACGAACGTTGCTTTGCCAAAGTCGATGCCGATAGAGAGGTCCAAAGACaagtgttcattgattttgtgcGGCAGTGGGTTCAAAACTACCAAGAACCCACCGTGGACAGACTTTCTCTCAAGTTTTCGCAGCCTCAAAATAACCCAAGGGTTGTCGAAAACTGCATCGCATTTGCCCTCGCCGGCCATGTCAAACACCTAGCGCTTGATTTCTCTGATCCCACATGGGCTGTACACGATCTCGACGATATTGCTCATCCGACGCAGTTTGATCTGCCTCTGTCTGTTTATAACCATCCTCTCGAATCTTTGACTCTGTCTTCTTGCAACTTCAATGTGTCCGAGTTCAAGAATTTTGGGATGCTTAAAGAAATTTCGTTGTGTTGGGTTGAAATGAAGGAAAGCACTACCAAGGCTTTGTTGGCCAACTGTGGGTGTCTTGAGAGTTTGAGCCTCAGACACTGTTGGGACATGGACAACTTCTTCTGTGTTCGAGTAGGGGAATTAAAGCTGAAAACTTTGGTGGTTTATAAGTGCAGGTTTATTTGTTCTTACTTTGAATTTGAGGCACCAAATCTGCGTTGTCTGAGGTACTCTGGGACcctgccaaaattttgtttactcAGAAATGGAGGCTTGGATGAGGTGGATCTTGACTTTGGGCATGAGACTCATGGGAATGAGGCAGTGTCTGATCTTCTTGGTCAACTCGTCGATGAAGTCAACCCCATGAGGGCATTGACTGTTTGCACCTTCATGCTTCAG GTTCTTCCAATGGGAGAGGAAGGCATTGGTTCTCCTTTGGGCATTACACAGTTGACACTAAAAACGACGATGCATGACCATGAACAACACGGCATCCAGTATTTCTTGAAAAACTGTCCCCAACTGGAGACTCTGAAATTCGAAATAGACAGCCATGCCCGTACCAGAATTATCAATTAT ACGGAATATGAAGCTCCATGTGCTGAAGTGAAACCTGAACATATGTGGGACGAGAACACGATTACTTTCTCGTGTGTAACGCAGACTCTGAGAGAGGTTGAGATGAAGGGCTTTAGGGCGTCGCCAAACGAGATCGGTTTCATGTGCTATCTGCTCTACCATGGCCGCCTCATGGAAAAGCTTACTATTATTGTTTCAAGCCAAGCGAGCGGTCGTGGAAACCCACAACTCTACCGAATGGTAGCTGAAAAGACGCGGGATTTACCAAGAACGGTACCAAATCTGCagattataattatttaa